A stretch of the Archangium violaceum genome encodes the following:
- a CDS encoding AAA family ATPase — protein MNLTIAVYQSRYASGGFRWTTLALGPHTRDREGRSTVKIQQKLVEDLRNIIGELPVRELSYFQLPRGIRLERLQLELDFKRVRAGAETPRLSGLFPLILEPRWRTRDELMTIAYHPARQGEWFPVDTGASLEEQAKVFFTRSWAGLESYELEELRSNRKDSLKALAFVARPKSLLDTLGKKNGPWDDLEIEDRPGKEKGKKKKRSGNGNRVLGNLGTNLTLQAAEGSLDTGMARSPYREQLQLLLSGERRTPVLLVGPPGCGKRTLLKRFVAEQLEAEGFQTHRNLDKVTEVWMLAGKRIIAGMSYVGDWEQRCLELLEDAKGGRRILFIEDLHAFGRIGRSRDSDANLALFFQGALARGEITLVGTVTPEQLQRLESDAPSFAALFTQLHVRPTRTDETLRMLLHESRELESKHRVSWEVPLFPALLEQAQSLFSGSALPGKALDLLRALATDVGAPEKRIGIEQFFEYLSRRTGLPDFLLRPQEKLAPEEVHEALSRKVMGQPDAVEVACDLVARIHSGLTDPRRPYGVYLFTGPTGTGKTELARALASYLYGDASRMVRLDMAEFQTADAVARLTGDAWQPEGRLTRLIREQPFSLVLFDEIEKAHSSLLNLLLQTFDEGRLTDASGETADFTHTVIVMTSNLGARRKPAVGIGTPDSRALALDADRAVREFFPPELFNRIDHIVHFAPLSREVGEKVVEKELARLLSRHGLTSRHIFVSADDAVKRRIVEEAFDPQLGARPLKRYLEEKVGQVLSEAIIQGPQALMRLFQLYTRDGRFEVQADALIPREPVVEGFALEPLLSLPVARLRERMLEAREVVREMGESAALGSLSEQVRFHLERLRAGEREHAESLYTLDAMRMYLEEFASQLESFARAPEEEAREMIEVERFGILERPRMDSWDGERVRIFDRRALAPVKVVSREQMLDALAEVYFLQRILRNLSSPDQHVITLELLPLGQWRQGASNGSLLTRWLCTAYAWSRGAIESFAVHLPGGAVVTGGARRLREFLGSSMAEPVHAAIKLVGPGVRPFFEGEGGLHVWQSSGRLPEIVKVRVHEASAPEPSELLALHAVKLQAFHKARQEGVSPLPEDPESAAPVVRAYRFEPPARPGTISVLELDDYLLTHSGGHRVRTPADALPALWRLRMSQNPVDGRENERVTP, from the coding sequence ATGAACCTCACCATCGCCGTCTACCAGAGCCGGTATGCCTCCGGTGGCTTCCGGTGGACCACGCTCGCACTCGGCCCCCATACCCGCGACCGCGAGGGCCGGAGCACGGTCAAGATCCAGCAGAAGCTCGTGGAGGACCTCCGGAACATCATCGGCGAGCTGCCGGTCCGTGAGCTCTCGTACTTCCAGCTTCCTCGCGGCATCCGCCTGGAGCGGTTGCAGCTCGAGCTCGACTTCAAGCGCGTGCGCGCCGGAGCCGAGACCCCCCGGCTATCGGGGCTCTTCCCGTTGATCCTCGAGCCGCGCTGGCGCACGCGCGACGAGCTCATGACCATCGCGTACCACCCCGCGCGCCAGGGCGAGTGGTTCCCGGTCGATACCGGCGCCAGCCTCGAGGAGCAGGCGAAGGTCTTCTTCACCCGCTCCTGGGCCGGGCTGGAGTCCTACGAGCTCGAGGAGCTGCGCTCCAACCGCAAGGACAGCCTCAAGGCGCTCGCGTTCGTGGCCAGACCGAAGTCGTTGCTCGACACGCTCGGTAAGAAGAACGGCCCCTGGGACGATCTGGAGATCGAGGACCGGCCCGGCAAGGAGAAGGGGAAGAAGAAGAAGAGGTCGGGCAACGGCAACCGGGTGCTGGGCAACCTGGGAACGAACCTCACCCTCCAGGCGGCGGAGGGCTCGCTCGACACCGGCATGGCACGGAGCCCCTACCGCGAGCAGTTGCAGCTCCTGCTCAGTGGCGAGCGGCGCACGCCGGTGCTGCTCGTCGGGCCTCCGGGTTGTGGGAAGCGGACCCTGCTCAAGCGCTTCGTGGCCGAGCAGCTCGAGGCCGAGGGCTTCCAGACCCACCGCAACCTGGACAAGGTGACCGAGGTCTGGATGCTCGCCGGCAAGCGGATCATCGCCGGCATGAGCTACGTCGGCGACTGGGAGCAGCGCTGCCTCGAGCTGCTCGAGGACGCGAAGGGCGGACGGCGCATCCTCTTCATCGAGGACCTACATGCCTTCGGACGCATCGGCCGCTCGCGCGACAGTGACGCCAACCTCGCGCTCTTCTTCCAGGGAGCGCTCGCGCGGGGGGAGATCACTCTCGTGGGCACGGTGACACCGGAGCAGCTCCAGCGGCTCGAATCGGATGCCCCGTCCTTCGCCGCGCTCTTCACCCAGCTCCACGTGCGGCCCACCCGCACCGACGAGACGCTCCGCATGCTGCTGCACGAGTCGCGCGAGCTGGAATCCAAGCACCGCGTCTCCTGGGAGGTCCCGCTCTTTCCGGCCCTGCTCGAGCAGGCCCAATCGCTCTTCTCCGGGAGCGCGCTGCCGGGCAAGGCGCTCGATCTGTTGCGTGCGCTGGCCACCGACGTGGGGGCTCCGGAGAAGCGCATCGGGATCGAGCAGTTCTTCGAGTACCTCTCGCGCCGCACGGGTCTGCCGGATTTCCTGCTCCGCCCCCAGGAGAAGCTGGCACCGGAAGAGGTCCACGAGGCCCTCTCGCGCAAGGTCATGGGGCAACCGGACGCGGTGGAGGTGGCGTGCGATCTCGTCGCGCGCATCCACTCCGGGCTCACCGATCCCCGGCGGCCCTATGGTGTCTATCTGTTCACCGGTCCCACGGGTACCGGGAAGACCGAGCTCGCACGCGCGCTGGCCAGCTACCTGTATGGCGATGCCTCGCGCATGGTGCGGCTCGACATGGCCGAGTTCCAGACGGCGGATGCCGTCGCGCGGCTCACTGGCGATGCCTGGCAGCCGGAGGGCCGTCTCACGCGCCTCATTCGCGAGCAGCCGTTCTCGCTCGTGCTGTTCGATGAGATCGAGAAGGCGCACTCCTCGCTGCTCAACCTGCTCCTGCAGACGTTCGACGAGGGCCGGCTGACCGACGCCTCGGGCGAGACGGCGGATTTCACGCATACCGTCATCGTGATGACGAGCAACCTCGGGGCCCGGCGCAAGCCGGCGGTGGGCATCGGGACTCCGGACTCGCGGGCCCTGGCGCTCGACGCGGACCGCGCCGTGCGCGAGTTCTTCCCGCCCGAGCTCTTCAACCGCATCGATCACATCGTGCACTTCGCGCCGCTCTCACGGGAGGTGGGCGAGAAGGTCGTCGAGAAGGAGCTCGCGCGGCTGCTGTCGCGGCACGGGTTGACCTCGCGCCACATCTTCGTGTCCGCGGACGACGCGGTGAAACGCCGCATCGTCGAGGAGGCCTTCGACCCGCAGCTGGGCGCGCGCCCGCTGAAGCGCTACCTGGAGGAGAAGGTCGGGCAGGTTCTCTCCGAGGCCATCATCCAGGGACCCCAGGCCCTGATGCGGCTGTTCCAGCTCTACACCCGGGACGGTCGTTTCGAGGTGCAGGCCGATGCGCTGATCCCCCGGGAGCCGGTGGTCGAGGGTTTCGCGCTGGAGCCGCTCCTGTCTCTCCCTGTCGCGCGGCTGCGCGAGAGGATGCTCGAGGCGCGCGAGGTGGTACGGGAGATGGGCGAGAGCGCCGCCCTCGGTTCGCTGTCCGAGCAGGTCCGCTTCCACCTCGAGCGGCTGCGCGCGGGCGAGCGTGAGCATGCCGAGTCGCTGTACACGCTCGATGCGATGCGGATGTACCTGGAGGAGTTCGCCTCCCAGCTCGAGTCCTTCGCCCGCGCTCCCGAGGAGGAGGCGCGCGAGATGATCGAGGTCGAGCGCTTCGGCATCCTGGAGCGGCCCAGGATGGACAGCTGGGATGGGGAGCGCGTCCGGATCTTCGACCGGCGGGCGCTCGCGCCGGTGAAGGTCGTCTCCCGCGAGCAGATGCTCGATGCGCTGGCCGAGGTGTACTTCCTGCAACGCATCCTCCGGAATCTCTCCAGCCCCGACCAACACGTGATCACCCTGGAGCTGCTGCCGCTCGGGCAGTGGCGGCAGGGCGCGTCCAACGGCTCCCTGCTCACCCGGTGGCTCTGCACGGCCTACGCCTGGTCTCGAGGCGCCATCGAGTCCTTCGCCGTGCACCTGCCCGGAGGCGCCGTGGTGACGGGAGGCGCCCGGCGGCTCCGGGAGTTCCTGGGCTCGTCGATGGCGGAGCCGGTGCACGCCGCGATCAAGCTGGTGGGTCCCGGTGTGCGGCCCTTCTTCGAGGGGGAGGGGGGACTGCACGTCTGGCAATCCTCGGGGCGGCTTCCGGAGATCGTGAAGGTCCGTGTCCACGAGGCGAGCGCGCCCGAGCCCTCGGAGTTGCTCGCGTTGCACGCCGTGAAGCTCCAGGCCTTCCACAAGGCGCGCCAGGAGGGGGTGAGCCCGCTGCCGGAGGATCCCGAATCGGCGGCCCCCGTCGTTCGCGCCTACCGCTTCGAGCCGCCCGCGCGGCCAGGGACGATCTCGGTGCTGGAGCTCGATGACTACCTGCTCACCCACAGCGGCGGCCACCGCGTGAGAACCCCGGCGGACGCCCTGCCAGCCCTGTGGCGGTTGAGGATGAGCCAGAACCCGGTGGACGGCCGCGAGAACGAGCGGGTGACGCCATGA